From the genome of Lotus japonicus ecotype B-129 chromosome 6, LjGifu_v1.2, one region includes:
- the LOC130722487 gene encoding CBL-interacting serine/threonine-protein kinase 10-like, with protein MESKSNILMGRYELGRLLGQGTFGKVYYARSAITNQGVAIKMMDKDKVIKTGLADRIKCEISIMKLARHPNIIQLFEVMATKSKIYFVMEYAKGGELFNKLTKGKLKEAVAHRYFKQLINAVDYCHSRGVYHRDIKPENILLDENGNLKVSDFGLSALAEAKQQDGLLHTPCGTPAYVAPEVIKRKGYDGAKTDIWSCGIVLFVLLAGYLPFYDSNLIHMYRKISKAELKCPNWFPPEVCRLLSDILDPNPETRISIAKVKESYWFKNGPKAKNKTPVEENNTVSSSGTIISDQSDGVEANEEPVVPVSINAFDIISLSAGFDLSRFFDDKFQKREARFSSKLPASVIISKLEDIAKQLSLKIKKKAAGLLRLEDLNEGRKGVLSIDAEIFEVTPFFHMVEVKKSNGDTLEFQKILKEDIRPALQDIVWVWQSDQQLQSQQSEQQLQIHDQQQQQQQPQS; from the coding sequence ATGGAGAGTAAATCAAATATCTTAATGGGAAGATATGAGTTAGGAAGATTACTAGGGCAGGGAACCTTTGGAAAGGTTTACTATGCACGGAGCGCAATAACTAACCAGGGCGTGGCTATTAAAATGATGGACAAAGATAAGGTTATCAAAACCGGGCTAGCTGATCGAATCAAGTGCGAGATATCTATTATGAAACTGGCTAGACATCCCAATATTATACAGCTTTTTGAGGTTATGGCCACCAAAAGTAAGATTTACTTTGTTATGGAATATGCTAAAGGGGGTGAGCTCTTCAACAAGTTGACCAAAGGAAAACTCAAAGAAGCTGTTGCACACAGATATTTTAAGCAGCTAATCAATGCCGTAGATTATTGTCACAGTCGAGGCGTGTACCACCGAGACATAAAGCCCGAAAACATTCTATTGGATGAAAATGGGAATCTGAAGGTTTCTGATTTCGGGTTAAGTGCTCTCGCGGAAGCCAAGCAGCAAGATGGCTTGCTCCACACACCTTGTGGCACCCCTGCTTATGTTGCTCCTGAAGTCATCAAAAGGAAGGGATATGATGGTGCCAAAACTGATATTTGGTCTTGTGGAATAGTTCTCTTTGTCTTATTGGCGGGTTATCTTCCCTTTTACGACTCAAATTTGATACATATGTATAGGAAGATAAGCAAAGCAGAATTAAAATGCCCTAATTGGTTCCCACCAGAAGTATGCAGGCTACTCAGCGATATATTGGATCCAAATCCAGAAACTAGGATTTCCATTGCTAAGGTTAAGGAAAGTTATTGGTTCAAAAACGGACCAAAAGCTAAGAATAAAACACCTGTAGAGGAAAACAACACCGTCTCTTCTTCAGGTACCATTATTTCTGATCAAAGTGATGGAGTGGAAGCGAATGAAGAGCCGGTTGTGCCTGTAAGTATAAATGCCTTTGATATCATCTCCCTCTCTGCTGGTTTTGATCTCTCTAGATTCTTTGATGACAAGTTTCAAAAAAGAGAAGCAAGATTTAGCTCAAAGCTACCTGCATCGGTCATCATCTCTAAGCTGGAAGACATTGCGAAGCAGCTGAGtttgaaaataaagaaaaaagctGCTGGTTTGTTGAGATTAGAGGACCTCAATGAAGGTAGGAAGGGGGTTTTATCCATTGATGCAGAGATCTTTGAAGTTACTCCTTTCTTCCATATGGTGGAAGTGAAAAAATCAAATGGAGATACATTGGAATTTCAGAAAATATTGAAGGAGGATATAAGGCCTGCTCTTCAGGATATTGTTTGGGTATGGCAAAGTGACCAACAACTGCAATCACAACAGTCAGAACAACAGTTACAAATACATGaccaacagcaacagcaacagcaaccaCAGTCATAA